The DNA sequence CAAAACATACGTCATACAGGAATAGCTATGTTAAGAATCCTTGCCAACATTAAGTCTTGAATAAATCCATTGGAGAAAACTGTATAAACAGTATTAGGTATGTATCAAGACCATGACAAGTAGGAGAATGCAAACAAGAATATTGAGGAACAACCTTAATGCAGATGACACAATTGTCCGCGAAGCAACATTAACTCCGCTCTGTAGGCTTAAGAGCTAGAAATGTCATGACACAAAATGGAATGTATTATTGGCTCATGCTATTTACTGTATAcattaatttgttttacaatggtATGAGGAGTCGTGCGGTAGCCTAGaggtgaaagtgtttgcttgtcttgccaaagacctgggtttgattccccacatgtgcacAGTTAGTGAAGCCCATTACTTATGTTCCCTGATGtgaaattgctgaaatattgctaaatgtggcataaaactaaacttactcccAACAATGTTGTGTGCTTGAGAATGTCTTATCAAGGAGCAAAGGGAACAATGGGAATTTTGTTCCTTTCCAGAACTAATATACAGATagatgatgacatgtgacacatcTTATGATTTTAAAACCGATAGAAAATATGCAAAAACACTTGTGATAAATGACAGTCTATACAATGAACATACACACTTCACCCTAGTATGGGTGAATCCCATGTATCTTAGAATACTGTAGAGCTTAATGAAAACTTAAGACTATTACATATAAATGGCTCCATTTACCTTGTAATCTATTTTTCAGAACTTCTCAACTCATGATACAACTGCACACTATTATTTTCACCCACATGGCACCATTGTGTGAAGATCTTTGTTCAGTGTGTCTTCCCTGGACAGAAGGGCCTAACAACCcataaacattaaaacatttgaaatttgtCCAGTGCACTAGAAACATTCTTGGGATATTTCCACTTTTGATTCCAAGTCTTAATCGAATTGTTACTGACAACAATACCTTCTAAGATACCACCTTAGCATCTCACATCTATTTCAAGTAATAAGAACAATGGTGTTCAAAATGGCTATAAACAGAGATACCACAAAGAGGATGCTATCCAACTTCTGAGAATCCAAGTTGTGGAGTCTGTCTTTCATCTTGGACATCCCTGTGGAGCAGTCCCCCACTGTCTGGTCTACCACAGTTGAGACTCTCTTGTGATCTCCCTGGACTTTGTTGTTCCTGATCCTGAGGGTTGTTATGACAGCCAGGAGTGACAGGAAGCTTTGGAGGAGGATACAGATGAGATAGATCATGATCTTTGGAACTCTAGTGGATGTCCTTGGCATGATGTCGTAGACAAAGTTGAGGAAGACAGCATGTGAcacaaagatggaaaccagaAAGGATACTTTCTCTCCAGAATCAGCAGGAAGGATGAAGACAAAAGCATTCATGATGGAGGTCAAGGCCATTGGAATAATGATGCTTAACACATAGAAGAGACTTTGTCTCTTCAGGGTCAAGGTCACTGATTTAATCTCAAAACCATCtatgtatatgtttttgtttgtcacATTCTTCAAAACCCATTCAGACTTCTTCATGAGAATAGAACTAAGGACTGGGTTTCTTGTTAGTGTAGCTGATAAATTCACAAACGCTTCAACAGGAATAAGATTGAGTTCACAATTTTGTTCGTCAAAAGGAAAATCAAAGGCATCGGTAACACATATTGTTCTAAATTTGTCCctcatcaccatgacaacagtccCATTGTGTGTTACATAGACAGATGGGTGTGAAGGGAGTGATATCCTAGTGTTACCCTCGGCATTCAGAAGAAATATTTCTGGTATCCATATTGGAGTCGGGTCAATAGAAATCACATGAACGTCATGTAAGGATTTGTTCCAAGCAAGACTCAGGTCAGTCCATATTAACGTAAAGGGTCCAGTGAACATAAAGATTTGATTAATTGAATCGAGGCTGAGAATGCCTCCTGGTGTGAAGAAGAGAGTCACATTGACTGACGACTGTCCATCTAAAAATGGTGGCATTTTTGCTCGCGTAAAGTTGATTGAGTTGTGTATGTCTGCCCACGATTCCCTCATCTTTGAGCATGCTGCTAGTTGGACAAACAGTATCCAAGAAATGCAGAAACACATATTTGCGTCAGTTCTTGGTAGCTGGTATCAAGGAAAAgtagaaaatcagaaacgatGTCAGTTCTTGTCTTGGAGAATCCAGGAGAGGTAAAAACACATATAAATGTGTCAGTAATTGCAAAAACACATACAGCTGTATCAGCATTTACCGAAGAGTAACCAGGGAAAATGTGAATTTTGTCCGTTCTTGTCAAAGACGAGCTGAGAATTGGTCTCATTGATTGGAGGTGGTGTGGTATTGATGATGACTTTTAAAGCATTAGGAGGACAGAAAAAGATAAGTTTTAGGCAAACAAgaacagttttatgactttgaTATAGCTGATAACATGATAGCTAAGAAACACAATCAAGACACGTACAAGCTACATATTTGCTGGGATCAATAAGCTGACAATTACTAAGTGCTTTCTGTACTTGAGTCACTAATGGTTGTTTACACAAGTATTCAAGAAACACTAAACTGATGTTGGAACTTGTATTGTGGCCTGAGTGCAATTTCCTGAAAAGTTTTCCTGCAGAGTCCCAGAAACTGAAAATCCCAGAAACTGAAGTAAGGGTGAAAACCTAGCCATGTGTTACTCATCAAATCCTAACAGATCTTCACTGTGTGGGTTTTACACCCTCCTACCAGGCGACTTTGTCTTTGCATTGTTCTGATGCAGGATGATGTAATGTATGACTATATTCTGTGACAAGTCCAGTATGTCATTTGTTTAagtccatttttttaaaaactaacGCACTCAATGGTCCTAGATTTCTCTTGCCTTGCAGGActtttacacaaacacaaattgtgtttgaaataatgtacAAACTTGAGTCATGGACCATCTTTCTTTAATGGTAAGATCATCCCATTAACCCACTTTCAAGATTTAATTGGTTCCATTAAAATCTTCCTGTAAAAATACTTCTGTAAACTCGCTAAGGTCTTTGGTCAGTCGAATATGTGATCGGAATTTAAATACTATATCAGACTGTTAGAAGAACGCCTAGTGTATAGTACACAACACTGTGCACTCAAAAGACTTCATGAATCCAGTTGGTAATTTTCCTAAAGGAATGTATGTCCACATGAATATATGCAAACTCCTATTTGCTAGTACAGTTGAAATTGATAATTGAGTGTGATGTTttagattgacatccagtgattgaggagAAAATAAAGCACCTTTGAGCATCAGAGTTGGATATTGTCAAGACTGACAATTTCTTGCAAGTGTATATTTACCTCAGTCACAAAATCTCCAAATTTTATGTCCATTCTATCCACTTATTTGGGCAGTGGGATAAtttagtggtcaaagtgttcacttgtcctGCTTAAGACCTGCggtcaatttcccacatgggtacattgtgtgaagctcatttctggtgtccctctgccgtgatgttgctggaatattgctgcaataatGCTAAAGGcattgtaaaactaaagtcagtaTCTATTTATGATGATTATTATTCACAAAAGAAATTGTTTCGGTTTGCTTTCAGTGACTCCATTCAGTGCACCTTCCAAGCACAATTACCAGCCTTAACTCAACTTCAGATTCTAACCaaaactaaatatattttaagttttcaatttcaaatagCCTTGTTAGGCATGTCCTTGACCAACACCTTGACCGTTGACCTACACATGAATACGTCGGTTGAAGGACAATCatggatggatggttggatgaatggatgaacaaacatcaacaatacAATGATACAATTATCAAGTAAGACATGctaaatgtgtacatgtgtgtatctTAGGCTTTGAAGCAAAACGTGTCGAATACAGGTAATGTATCAGATAGAATCTGTCTATGGTTGTACCTGTCCGAGAAGATTTACTGTAACAGAAGTCATGACTTGGTAATGAGAATGGCATATGATCATGCATGCCAGTTACTGAGATTAGTTTACTGGAAAGCTGTACAGACATACTGAGCAAAAAGCATAGCATTAAAACCGTATCCATCGGTTAGAACTACCTCACTCTCACAGTAAACAGATGAAACCTAAATGAAAGACTGTGTTGTACTTATATTATTGTTAAAATGAACAACATCGATCTCAGGGCCTAGTTTTTCTAAGCATTCTtcgcactaagatagtcgtaaatgCTATACATTCACATTAACTGACGACAGTCTTACCAcaaagagagcttaaaaaatgtAGGCCCTGGGCATCTTCCTCTTAATTCAGCAATCAAAGTAGAAAAaagtagatggatgctcatgctgttgatcactggattctctggtccagattcccttatttacagagtgcCTCCATATAGCTCTAATATATAGCTGAGTGGGGCATCAaacaacacataaacaaacaaacaaacaaacaaacaggaaaAAACTAACAATGGGACAGAATGGTGAAACTCCTTTTTAGGAGGTTAATTCTATGCTGAAACAGGTCATACTGTCCCACATTCAGCAGAAAGTGACTGACAGTAAGGGAAACATAAAACAAGTGTTCTCCATCATCAAGTCACACACTGAGACTTCAGTCCAGTGAAATTCCAGTGAATAAGTCCAAATAGCAGACTGAGTCTCTGGCAGACTTCTTCACTGAGAAGATTGACAAAATTGTTGAGTACACAGAATCTGTGCAAGCCGGTCACGATCCTCTGGAATGTGTCACCAGCTCTCTATCTTCCAACCTGTTTCAGTGGACGAGGTGTTTCAGGCAACTGCCAAAAAACATGTTCTTCAGATCCCATTGCAATATGACTCCCTAAAGAAATGCTTATCTGTTATCGTAACAGCAGTACGTGCTGTGATAAACCTCTCACTGAAGTGTGATCATTTACCAGTCTGCTTCAAGCAAGCCATCATCACACCTATGTTTAGATCCCACtactgtcttcagcaaccttcGCCCAGTGTCAAACCTACCATTTATATCCAAGGTGATGGAGAATGTTGTTCTATCACAACTACAGAGTCATGTTAGCGAATTGGGGCTGTTTGAGACCTATCATTCTGCATACAAGAAGGTCCATTCCATAGAGACAGCACTAGAGTGTGTTCATAACAACGTATTACGATCAATGGACAAGAGGGAAGTTGTGCTGCTGGTTATGTTAGATCTCTCAGCTGCTTTTGACTGTATGAATCTTGAAATCCTCTCACACCTACATCACACATTTGGAATAGGCCAATTGTGCAAGTGGACCGAATCACATCTTCAAGAACTATCAAAAATGATGTTCCACAGGGCTCTGTGTTAGGCCCTGTGCTGTTTTCACTATATCTTCAAGCCTTGGGCAATGTTATAAAGAAGAAATTTGATCTgaccttaaccccctggatgccacagggacatatatgtccttcctctacatacgtcacttggaagtccaataaaattctaaatataccacgcatatataaatacttcacagttttgaattctgcggaaaattcccagtttcttgataccatccactattacctcagaccaagctaaagtgcttaaactcgcctttcaaaataggcttcatcgtaaatgtcgccatttttcaaactgtacaaaatcgagattcacagcgttattagcagtatgttttgaaatgtgaaaatcggataattactggaagtaatgaatttcaaaaatagcatattaatgatcactgatatcaagttttcatgtaaccaggaatgataattctgaaacgtcaccgatgtacccagaatcggttgggatgttttcgaaaatacacttacacgaacgccgaagtgcgctttccgccatattggatagtgtttacaaaatcacgtttcgagaaggccggtattgagaagcctattatatcatgtatacttcatagttagctacgACAAATGTATCACTGAACTCCCCatgcatcttagaatcaaattacaaatggtctttgtcaccagtaccaactgtctagacaaaacgaaacgaaatatgctttgtttgaaaacgaacgctgtgctcgaaagacagcgcttgactgaaatgtaaacaaagaaaaattccaattttacactgcgtagcattttcggaaattttccaacatccagctctctaatcattgcttacaatggctcaatacgcttagtatattcaggggaagagtatcgtggcaaaaaaatagcaaattgaaaatagaaacaatgaaataatttggtaattcataagaaactgtcaaacttttagtgcagcgtgacgccatgactgacgcaaaatcacgcagaacgacaacagtacttatcggcatttctggcttcttccgtcatttacaatgtaaacgataagaacatataacaatacacagatagtcagaataattctgattacttacatctcacatttatatacaaaagatccctgaatcaagcaaaaagtcgtcgcaaaatcctgtgtacccttctcagcgaagccgccattttgaaagaaatcggtcatcggtagtgatgtcacacgtcaacattgttgcacatattaggcaatttctttgaggtgaaggtcggttgaacaagagtaaacacaatgcccataccattccgattgcacttttagtattgtgatgtatattttgcgcatcgttcagatattttttcatgaaattgatttcagtatctacatatatccatgttcaacaccatatcatgtgtggatataaggtatccgtttttattctttgaaagctttggattgtttgaataatatttacatgggaaattgactcagtaagtgtattacaccacattttaagcctctacacaagtgttggaagatcacacgtagccattactgcaacatatgctttagttcccgtcatgtgcaatattcaatacgttgggacaaatattgcagtttcatatgaacaggttaataaacagcgatttacttccaacttataagtagaacggataatattaatgaaaatgatttgtacattttatcaaatgtagggccacacatactactatttaaaggaattgtcttgttcattgtattggtttgtgtcgtttttatagacaaaactaatgtgaatattaattgaccaggtgcgagtttgtcaaaacgtttcatgattcattatcattgtttttcgataataaagtcaattcaaatgcgattaaaatatatctgatggcagaatgtctaactcaaactcggaaattgttaaaaatatataaatcaggtcaagtcttaatttggacaagccttacgtccattttctaatacttctttactgaaaaagcggtctctttgtacttttcattgcatacttatgaagggaattgatttcataatcatgagaagaaaagtctttttcctaaatgaatactcaatgaatattcaggtgttgtgaaattttcatttacgttaaattgatgctagacaggtgcgcgtgttgctcacaataagatatgtagtaaaaccgtgtaattgttgatataatcaggacactatttcagtgataaaaccattcatttcatattttggctaaaaagtgttgaattctgacacagaagccgagatcttttacacattgagtagaaattaggttagatatataatAATCAGCAACCAgggtagtctttttccgacgtcacaaaatgcacaaaacatgccgtgacgtcaactaaaatgtcgcattatcttcagttatttcattacgtttgaatatgtggctgttactccgttaataatgatggaaaattaataaaaatacatatacacaaacaggagaatatgggaatctaagaactaaaatatgtatcggatagggacatccaaatcgctattgcctgcttttttatgtagtacacttgcatcttttcttacaaattgtgaaactaccaaaaggtatcctctcacattgggaaaatttgtattggaatagtttggttcactgtgaacaaaacataacgaaaatatactgtccatatccacagcaaattctctccatgtgatcggagttacattgacctaatgtaaaccatagctgagttatgcccccttacctttatacgtgcatgacctctctgtcgacgtttgacgtcatagtagaaaatcgatttttgacatttattgcaggtcatttttgattttgtgagtaggACGTTATGCATtggcacatacatccatttcatatacacttatgtcgttcagatatcaagctgtattttcttcgctcacactttgggtaaagatgccaaattaaaaaaatcgtagcagagtgcttttattggtgtacgataaaaaactgagaaatttactgtttttgaacacacacaaaagttttgaacaacttttagcagtgtctatttctcaaacccctgaggtagtcgcaattatatttataccaatggataggaaatcaaatattctacatgtctgtgcaatttcatagccgtacgcaaatccaggaccacgcgagcgcaaatctcgcacaacgttcacttttcaaaccttatgaaaatgtgcgcctgaaaaaaaactcggcatccagggggttaagtacaattatctggtACTATTTTCAGGTGTCTTACTCTGAGAGTTTGGGTTTTATTGTGAAAAAAGGTAGAACCCATGAAAAGTTCTAAAATTCCTACTATACTGAACTGTAGTCACAAATGTGAGATATGTTTCATCTGACTGCTTTCTTAAAGGCATTGTGTCTGTTGGAAAATGATTTCAGTAATATATGGCCACTCACGAAATAACAAGAAGACATAGACACTGGAAGGTGGGTACAGTCTGATCTTGTTCTGCCTCAATGAGATCAACATA is a window from the Haliotis asinina isolate JCU_RB_2024 chromosome 9, JCU_Hal_asi_v2, whole genome shotgun sequence genome containing:
- the LOC137296435 gene encoding 5-hydroxytryptamine receptor 3A-like, encoding MPPFLDGQSSVNVTLFFTPGGILSLDSINQIFMFTGPFTLIWTDLSLAWNKSLHDVHVISIDPTPIWIPEIFLLNAEGNTRISLPSHPSVYVTHNGTVVMVMRDKFRTICVTDAFDFPFDEQNCELNLIPVEAFVNLSATLTRNPVLSSILMKKSEWVLKNVTNKNIYIDGFEIKSVTLTLKRQSLFYVLSIIIPMALTSIMNAFVFILPADSGEKVSFLVSIFVSHAVFLNFVYDIMPRTSTRVPKIMIYLICILLQSFLSLLAVITTLRIRNNKVQGDHKRVSTVVDQTVGDCSTGMSKMKDRLHNLDSQKLDSILFVVSLFIAILNTIVLIT